In Acidovorax sp. 106, the following proteins share a genomic window:
- a CDS encoding FtsX-like permease family protein, with amino-acid sequence MLALLRTFSWQDLRHHPWRSAAAVAAVMLGVALAFAVHVINASALDEFSQAVRAVNGQPDLEVRAMQGTLGEDLFAQIATHPDVARANPVLEATAMARPAASTASTAPTEAQAPSNDAIPLRLLGADALLLPAMAPALMPRPWEGAARDALFAPATVYLNPAALQALGVPPEGTQPRPTLQLQTGLQTLTVQVAGTVSAPGAPLAVMDIGAAQDLLGRVGQLTRIDLQLQPGTDRSAFQQSLQALPGWPAQATLAEPGDAAQRVSNLSRAYRVNLTVLALVALFTGAFLVFSVLALSVAQRGPQFALLAVLGATPRQRLALVLAESALLGLVGSLAGLALGTALASAALQLLGGDLGGGYFAGVQPRLQWSLSAALLYGSLGVTAAVVGGWWPARAAQALPPAQTLKGMGSASGRAGRGWVGMVLIAASALLAALPPIFGIPLAAYVAIGLLLVGGIALLPWGVAWLLQRLQPLAVRHPLTLLALERARRMRGTAAIAVGGVVASLSLAVALTVMVASFRGSVIQWLDAVLPSPLYVRSALQAAGGDAALLPPGFAEAVARLPGVDKVSPLRTSPLQLSAARPALTVLSRPLGTDPAQVLPLTGPALPVPTGQIGVYVSEAVVDLYGVRPGQAWPELSKAFMPVAPDHQAQAATFFIAGVWRDYVRQTGAITLDSAAYQHLTGDTRISDLALWPAEGVDMAALQGHIRNAAQQASAAAPAGSSDSGAANSNVDGNPPLVEFVSAQSIRERSLQIFDRSFAVTYWLQAVAIGIGLFGVAASFSAQVLARRKEFGLLAHLGLTRRQILAVVAGEGAAWTGIGAIAGVLLGLAVSVVLVHVVNPQSFHWTMEMNIPAPRLWALCAAVVVSGTVTAWLAGRAAAGRDAVMAVKEDW; translated from the coding sequence ATGCTCGCACTGCTTCGCACCTTCTCGTGGCAAGACCTGCGCCACCACCCTTGGCGCAGCGCCGCCGCCGTGGCTGCCGTCATGCTGGGCGTGGCGCTGGCGTTTGCCGTGCACGTCATCAACGCATCGGCGCTGGACGAGTTCTCGCAGGCCGTGCGCGCCGTCAACGGCCAGCCCGATCTGGAAGTGCGCGCCATGCAGGGCACGCTGGGCGAAGACCTGTTTGCCCAAATCGCCACCCACCCCGACGTGGCCCGCGCCAACCCGGTGCTGGAGGCCACAGCCATGGCCCGCCCTGCAGCCTCCACAGCATCCACAGCCCCCACCGAGGCACAAGCCCCCTCCAACGACGCCATCCCCCTGCGCCTGCTGGGGGCCGATGCCCTGCTGCTGCCCGCCATGGCCCCGGCCCTCATGCCCCGGCCGTGGGAAGGCGCGGCACGCGATGCACTCTTTGCCCCCGCCACGGTTTACCTCAACCCCGCCGCCCTGCAAGCGCTGGGCGTGCCGCCCGAAGGCACCCAGCCCCGCCCCACGCTGCAACTGCAAACCGGCCTGCAAACCCTGACCGTGCAAGTGGCAGGCACCGTGAGCGCCCCCGGCGCCCCACTGGCGGTGATGGACATTGGCGCTGCGCAAGACCTGCTGGGCCGCGTGGGCCAGCTCACCCGCATCGACCTGCAACTGCAGCCCGGCACCGACCGCAGCGCCTTCCAACAATCGCTGCAAGCCCTGCCCGGCTGGCCCGCGCAGGCCACGCTGGCCGAGCCGGGCGATGCGGCGCAGCGGGTGAGCAACCTCTCGCGCGCCTACCGTGTGAACCTGACGGTGCTGGCGCTGGTGGCGCTGTTCACCGGGGCGTTTTTGGTGTTCTCGGTGCTGGCCCTGAGCGTGGCGCAGCGCGGGCCGCAGTTTGCGCTGCTGGCCGTGCTGGGCGCCACCCCGCGCCAGCGACTGGCGCTGGTGCTGGCCGAATCGGCCCTGCTGGGCCTGGTGGGCAGCCTGGCCGGGCTGGCACTGGGCACGGCCCTGGCCAGCGCAGCGCTGCAGTTGCTGGGTGGCGACCTGGGCGGTGGCTACTTTGCCGGGGTGCAGCCCCGCTTGCAGTGGAGCTTGAGCGCCGCCCTGCTGTACGGCAGCCTGGGCGTGACCGCCGCCGTGGTGGGCGGCTGGTGGCCCGCCCGCGCCGCGCAAGCCCTGCCGCCTGCGCAAACCCTCAAAGGCATGGGCAGCGCCAGCGGGCGCGCCGGGCGGGGCTGGGTGGGTATGGTTTTGATAGCTGCCAGCGCTTTATTGGCGGCGCTTCCGCCCATTTTTGGCATTCCACTGGCGGCCTATGTAGCGATTGGCCTGCTGCTGGTGGGCGGCATTGCCCTGCTGCCCTGGGGCGTGGCCTGGCTGCTGCAGCGGCTGCAGCCCCTGGCCGTGCGCCACCCGCTGACCCTGCTGGCGCTGGAGCGTGCGCGCCGCATGCGCGGCACCGCCGCCATTGCCGTGGGCGGCGTGGTGGCCAGCCTGAGCCTGGCCGTGGCGCTGACGGTGATGGTGGCCAGCTTTCGCGGCTCGGTCATCCAGTGGCTGGACGCGGTGCTGCCATCGCCGCTGTACGTGCGCTCGGCACTGCAAGCCGCTGGCGGCGACGCTGCGCTGCTGCCCCCCGGCTTTGCCGAAGCGGTGGCCCGCCTGCCGGGTGTGGACAAGGTATCGCCCCTGCGCACCAGCCCCCTGCAACTGAGCGCCGCCCGCCCCGCCCTCACCGTGCTCAGCCGCCCCCTTGGCACCGACCCCGCCCAGGTGCTGCCCCTCACCGGCCCCGCTTTGCCCGTGCCCACCGGGCAAATCGGCGTGTATGTGAGCGAGGCGGTGGTGGACCTGTACGGCGTGCGCCCCGGCCAGGCGTGGCCCGAACTTTCCAAGGCTTTTATGCCTGTAGCGCCCGATCATCAAGCGCAGGCAGCTACGTTTTTTATAGCAGGCGTGTGGCGCGACTATGTGCGCCAGACCGGGGCCATTACCCTCGACAGCGCCGCCTACCAGCACCTGACGGGCGACACCCGCATCAGCGATCTGGCCCTGTGGCCTGCCGAGGGGGTGGACATGGCTGCACTGCAAGGCCACATCCGCAACGCGGCGCAGCAGGCCAGCGCGGCAGCACCAGCGGGCTCCAGCGACTCAGGTGCCGCCAACAGCAACGTGGATGGCAACCCGCCCCTGGTCGAATTTGTCTCCGCCCAATCCATCCGCGAACGCTCGCTGCAAATTTTTGACCGCAGCTTCGCCGTCACCTACTGGCTGCAGGCCGTGGCCATTGGCATCGGCCTGTTCGGCGTGGCCGCCAGCTTCAGTGCCCAGGTGCTGGCCCGCCGCAAAGAGTTCGGCCTGCTCGCCCACCTGGGCCTCACCCGCCGCCAAATCCTGGCCGTGGTGGCAGGCGAAGGCGCGGCGTGGACGGGCATTGGCGCCATCGCTGGCGTGCTGCTGGGCCTGGCCGTTTCCGTAGTGCTGGTGCACGTGGTCAACCCGCAGAGTTTTCACTGGACGATGGAGATGAACATCCCCGCCCCGCGCTTGTGGGCGCTGTGTGCGGCGGTGGTGGTGTCGGGGACGGTGACTGCGTGGCTGGCTGGGCGAGCGGCGGCGGGGAGGGATGCGGTGATGGCGGTGAAGGAGGATTGGTAG
- a CDS encoding glycerophosphodiester phosphodiesterase codes for MHTDIDRTSRGLFRGIPHGIRPAALALAAALALAACGGNDSPSYPTLNGETPLVIGHRGTAGYRPDHTLEGYKLAIDMGADFIEPDLVATKDGVLVARHEPNITGTTDVSTRAEFASRKTKKVVDGVEEEGWFVSDFTLAEIKTLRAVQPLSDRDQSYNGKFLIPTLEEVLDLAKTEGAKAGRTVGVYPETKHPTFHAKLGLPLEDRLLTVLAKYGYTTKASPVIVQSFEVSNLKYLRTKTQIRLVQLVDADDVNPNGTMSLVAPYDKPYDFAVAGDARTFASLLTPAGLKEVKTYADGIGPWKPYLIPSKQVDANNDGKADDLNGDGKIDERDRVMMPATSVVKDAHAAGLFVHAYTFRNEAKRLASDFKGDPKAEYKLFFNLGVDGVFSDFADTAKAARDN; via the coding sequence ATGCACACTGACATCGATCGCACGTCCCGGGGCCTTTTCCGAGGCATTCCCCATGGCATTCGGCCCGCTGCGCTGGCCCTGGCTGCTGCGCTGGCCCTGGCGGCCTGCGGCGGCAACGACAGCCCCAGCTACCCCACACTCAATGGCGAGACCCCTTTGGTGATTGGCCACCGGGGCACGGCAGGCTACCGCCCTGACCACACGCTGGAGGGCTACAAGCTCGCCATCGACATGGGCGCCGACTTCATCGAACCCGACCTGGTGGCCACCAAGGACGGCGTGCTGGTCGCCCGCCACGAGCCCAACATCACGGGCACCACCGATGTATCCACCCGCGCTGAATTTGCCAGCCGCAAGACCAAGAAGGTGGTCGACGGTGTGGAAGAAGAAGGCTGGTTTGTTTCGGACTTCACCCTGGCAGAAATCAAAACCCTGCGCGCCGTGCAGCCCCTGTCGGACCGCGACCAGTCGTACAACGGCAAATTCTTGATTCCGACCCTGGAAGAAGTGCTGGACCTGGCCAAGACCGAAGGCGCCAAGGCGGGCCGCACCGTGGGCGTGTACCCCGAGACCAAGCACCCCACCTTCCACGCCAAGCTGGGCCTGCCGCTGGAAGACCGCCTGCTCACCGTGTTGGCCAAGTACGGCTACACCACCAAGGCATCGCCAGTGATCGTGCAGTCGTTTGAGGTGTCCAACCTCAAGTACCTGCGCACCAAGACACAAATCCGCTTGGTGCAACTGGTCGATGCCGATGATGTGAACCCCAATGGCACCATGTCGCTGGTGGCCCCGTACGACAAGCCCTACGACTTTGCGGTGGCCGGTGATGCCCGCACCTTCGCCAGCCTGCTCACCCCCGCAGGCCTCAAGGAAGTCAAGACCTACGCTGACGGCATTGGCCCCTGGAAGCCGTACCTGATCCCCTCAAAGCAGGTGGACGCCAACAACGATGGCAAGGCCGACGACCTGAACGGCGACGGCAAGATCGACGAGCGCGACCGCGTGATGATGCCCGCCACCTCGGTGGTGAAGGACGCCCACGCCGCCGGCCTGTTTGTGCACGCCTACACCTTCCGCAACGAAGCCAAGCGCCTGGCCTCGGACTTCAAGGGCGACCCGAAGGCCGAGTACAAGCTGTTCTTCAACCTGGGTGTGGACGGCGTGTTCAGCGACTTTGCCGACACGGCCAAGGCCGCGCGGGATAACTGA
- a CDS encoding ABC transporter ATP-binding protein, with protein sequence MPAPTLSPTPTLSVQHLGKHYGSTAVFSQVDFSVAPGEFVAIVGDSGVGKSTLLNCLAGLDQWDQGDITYTAQAGTSTRLADLDDTARALWRRAHVGFVFQAFHVLPHLDVAQNVALPLMLLGQTDPARVQRMLDAVGLGTLGNRLPQQLSGGQLQRVAIARALVHRPGLLLADEPTGNLDPTTAALVMDLLLAQTREHGASLVLVTHSDAAAARADRVLRLTASGMVG encoded by the coding sequence ATGCCCGCCCCCACGCTGAGCCCCACGCCCACCCTGTCCGTCCAGCACCTGGGCAAGCACTACGGCAGCACCGCGGTGTTTTCGCAGGTGGACTTCAGCGTGGCGCCTGGTGAGTTTGTGGCCATCGTGGGCGATTCGGGCGTGGGCAAATCCACCCTGCTCAACTGCCTGGCCGGGCTGGACCAGTGGGACCAGGGCGACATCACCTACACCGCCCAGGCTGGCACCAGCACCCGCTTGGCCGACCTGGACGACACCGCCCGCGCCCTGTGGCGCCGCGCCCATGTGGGCTTTGTGTTCCAGGCCTTCCACGTGCTGCCGCACCTGGACGTGGCGCAAAACGTGGCCCTGCCGCTGATGCTGCTGGGCCAGACAGACCCTGCGCGTGTTCAACGCATGCTCGATGCCGTGGGCCTGGGCACGCTGGGCAACCGCCTGCCCCAGCAACTGAGCGGCGGGCAACTGCAGCGCGTGGCCATCGCCCGCGCCCTGGTGCACCGCCCCGGCCTGCTGCTGGCCGACGAGCCCACCGGCAACCTCGACCCCACCACGGCAGCTTTGGTCATGGACCTGCTGCTGGCCCAAACGCGCGAGCACGGCGCATCGCTGGTGCTGGTCACGCACTCTGACGCCGCCGCAGCCCGCGCCGACCGGGTGCTGCGGCTGACGGCCAGCGGCATGGTGGGCTGA
- the gdhA gene encoding NADP-specific glutamate dehydrogenase: MKYESVDSFLSQVSLRNPGQPEFLQAVTEVMESLWPFIQKNPRYAEHGLLERLVEPERTVMFRVSWVDDHGSVQVNRGYRIQHSMAIGPYKGGLRFHPSVNLSVLKFLAFEQTFKNALTTLPMGGGKGGSDFDPKGKSAGEVMRFCQAFVTELYRHVGPDTDVPAGDIGVGGREVGFMAGMYKKLANSAASVFTGKGLSFGGSLIRPEATGYGTVYFAQEMLKTRGRSFDGLRVSVSGSGNVAQYAVEKAMELGAKVITVSDSSGTIVDEDGFTPEKLAILMDVKNHHYGRVSDYAQRTGVKFEAGVRPWHVKVNVALPCATQNELDAQDAATLIRNGVLCVAEGANMPSTIEAAKAFEAAGVLYAPGKASNAGGVATSGLEMSQNAARLSWPREEVDARLLQIMQGIHTACLRYGQRADGSVSYIDGANVAGFVKVADAMLAQGVV, encoded by the coding sequence ATGAAATACGAATCCGTGGACAGCTTCCTCTCCCAGGTCTCTCTTCGCAACCCGGGTCAGCCCGAGTTTCTGCAAGCTGTCACAGAGGTGATGGAAAGCCTGTGGCCTTTCATCCAGAAGAATCCCCGCTACGCTGAGCACGGCCTGCTGGAGCGCCTGGTGGAGCCCGAGCGCACGGTGATGTTTCGCGTGTCATGGGTGGACGACCACGGCAGCGTGCAGGTCAACCGGGGCTACCGCATCCAGCACAGCATGGCGATTGGCCCCTACAAGGGTGGGCTGCGTTTTCACCCCTCGGTGAACCTGTCGGTGCTGAAGTTTTTGGCGTTTGAGCAAACCTTCAAGAACGCGCTGACCACCCTGCCCATGGGCGGCGGCAAGGGCGGCAGCGACTTTGACCCCAAGGGCAAGAGCGCGGGCGAGGTGATGCGGTTTTGCCAGGCTTTTGTGACCGAGCTGTACCGCCATGTGGGCCCCGACACCGATGTGCCCGCAGGCGACATCGGCGTGGGCGGCCGCGAGGTGGGCTTCATGGCGGGCATGTACAAAAAGCTGGCCAACAGCGCGGCCAGCGTATTCACCGGCAAGGGCCTGTCGTTTGGTGGCTCGCTGATCCGCCCCGAGGCCACCGGCTACGGCACGGTGTACTTTGCGCAAGAAATGCTCAAGACCCGTGGCCGCTCGTTTGACGGGTTGCGCGTGTCGGTTTCGGGCTCGGGCAATGTGGCGCAATACGCGGTGGAAAAGGCCATGGAGCTGGGCGCCAAGGTGATCACGGTGTCGGATTCGAGCGGCACCATCGTGGACGAAGACGGCTTCACCCCCGAGAAGCTGGCCATCTTGATGGACGTGAAGAACCACCACTATGGCCGCGTGAGCGACTACGCCCAGCGCACGGGCGTGAAGTTTGAAGCCGGTGTGCGCCCCTGGCATGTGAAGGTGAACGTGGCCCTGCCCTGCGCCACGCAAAACGAGCTGGACGCCCAAGACGCCGCCACCCTGATCCGCAACGGTGTGCTGTGCGTGGCCGAAGGCGCCAACATGCCCTCGACCATCGAAGCGGCCAAGGCTTTTGAAGCCGCAGGCGTGCTGTATGCCCCCGGCAAGGCCAGCAACGCAGGCGGCGTGGCCACCTCGGGCCTGGAGATGAGCCAGAACGCGGCCCGCCTGTCATGGCCGCGCGAAGAAGTGGACGCCCGCCTGCTGCAGATCATGCAAGGCATTCACACCGCCTGCCTGCGCTACGGCCAGCGCGCCGATGGCAGCGTGAGCTACATCGACGGCGCCAACGTGGCAGGCTTTGTGAAGGTGGCCGACGCGATGCTGGCCCAGGGCGTGGTGTAA
- a CDS encoding multidrug effflux MFS transporter, whose amino-acid sequence MSAPSATAGAAPLTPATPPSPTPGLAILVLALLLSIQPVTTDLYLPALPALTRELGATVAAGQLTLSALLLAFGCSQLVWGPLSDRLGRRPVLLAGLGMYTAASVASALAPSMGLLIVWRVLQGAAMGAVVMCARAIVRDLYTPLTGARAMSKALTGLGVVACLCAPLGGMLAQWLGWRAALLAVTAYALATLALVALRMPETVQHKNPLALQPTTLLSNWRLVLGHPTFWAFSLLTTATYCGLFTFLAASSFVFIEVLQLTRTQYGWMLLSTSAAYFVGTFLCRYLLARLGLRRTVAMAGGLSLLGGCGMALVALAGWHQPVALLAPFYLFMLGHGIHQPCGQTGSVGPFPQAAGVASALNGFVMMLAAFATGGWVGSHLNGTLWPLIYGVLFWSVVLGITSWTLVQKFGEPRHAA is encoded by the coding sequence ATGTCTGCCCCTTCTGCCACCGCAGGCGCTGCGCCGCTCACGCCTGCCACGCCGCCTTCGCCCACACCCGGCCTGGCCATTCTGGTGCTGGCCCTGCTGCTAAGCATCCAGCCCGTCACCACCGACCTGTACCTGCCCGCGCTGCCCGCACTCACCCGCGAGTTGGGTGCCACCGTGGCTGCTGGCCAGCTCACGCTCAGCGCGCTGCTGCTGGCCTTTGGCTGCTCGCAACTGGTGTGGGGCCCGCTGTCTGACCGCCTTGGCCGCCGCCCGGTGCTGCTGGCGGGCCTGGGCATGTACACCGCCGCATCGGTGGCCAGCGCCCTGGCCCCCAGCATGGGCCTGCTGATCGTGTGGCGCGTGCTGCAAGGCGCGGCCATGGGCGCGGTGGTGATGTGCGCCCGCGCCATCGTGCGCGACCTGTACACGCCGCTGACCGGGGCACGCGCCATGTCCAAAGCCCTGACCGGGCTGGGCGTGGTGGCCTGTCTGTGCGCGCCCCTGGGCGGCATGCTCGCGCAGTGGCTGGGCTGGCGTGCGGCGCTGCTGGCCGTCACGGCCTACGCGCTGGCCACGCTGGCGCTGGTGGCGCTGCGCATGCCCGAGACAGTGCAGCACAAAAACCCGCTGGCACTGCAGCCCACCACGCTGCTGAGCAATTGGCGACTGGTGCTGGGGCACCCCACGTTCTGGGCGTTTTCGCTGCTCACCACGGCCACGTACTGCGGGCTGTTCACTTTTTTAGCGGCGTCGTCGTTCGTGTTCATCGAGGTGCTGCAGCTCACCCGCACGCAATACGGCTGGATGCTGCTGTCCACCAGCGCGGCGTATTTTGTGGGCACTTTTTTGTGCCGCTATCTGCTCGCGCGCCTGGGGCTGCGCCGCACCGTGGCGATGGCAGGGGGCTTGAGCCTGCTGGGCGGCTGCGGCATGGCCCTGGTGGCCCTGGCGGGCTGGCACCAGCCGGTGGCGCTGCTGGCGCCGTTTTACCTGTTCATGCTGGGCCACGGCATCCACCAGCCCTGCGGGCAAACGGGCTCGGTCGGGCCGTTTCCGCAGGCGGCGGGCGTGGCCTCGGCCCTCAATGGTTTTGTGATGATGCTGGCCGCCTTTGCCACGGGCGGCTGGGTAGGCTCCCACCTCAACGGCACCCTCTGGCCGCTGATCTACGGCGTGCTGTTCTGGTCCGTCGTGCTGGGCATTACATCCTGGACTTTGGTACAAAAATTTGGAGAACCGCGACATGCTGCCTGA
- a CDS encoding PilT/PilU family type 4a pilus ATPase: MEIFNFLNLMVEKAGSDLFFSVGAPVNVKIEGITHPLKMPALLPGQVKQLAYSIMNERQISEFEAKQEMNLSISAENLGRFRVNVFVQRGETGMVVRYIKNKIPPLAALGLPPVLEKLVMLKRGLVLVTGATGSGKSTTLASMLNFRNENTTGHILTIEDPLEFLHSHKLSVVDQREVGIDTQSYEEALKNALREAPDVIMIGEIRDRNTMKQAIAYAETGHLCLSTLHANNANQAMERVINFFPEDAHHQLLMDLSLNLAGVVSQRLIPGLHEKLVPAVEVMLTSPYIADLIGKGEFSGIKEAMGHSTESGMCTFDQALYKLYTEGRISLEEALHNADSRTDLALRVRLTAGVNTSDAGDLTIEPTSPQHRASQHF, encoded by the coding sequence ATGGAAATCTTCAACTTCCTGAACCTCATGGTCGAGAAGGCGGGCTCGGACCTGTTCTTCAGCGTGGGGGCGCCCGTCAACGTGAAGATCGAGGGCATCACCCACCCGCTCAAGATGCCCGCGCTGTTGCCGGGCCAGGTCAAGCAGCTGGCGTACTCAATCATGAACGAACGCCAGATCAGCGAGTTCGAGGCCAAGCAGGAGATGAACCTGTCCATCTCGGCCGAGAACCTGGGGCGATTTCGGGTGAACGTATTTGTGCAGCGCGGCGAGACCGGCATGGTAGTGCGCTACATCAAGAACAAGATTCCGCCGCTAGCCGCCCTGGGTCTGCCTCCGGTGCTGGAGAAACTGGTCATGCTCAAGCGCGGGCTGGTGCTGGTGACGGGCGCCACGGGCTCGGGCAAGTCCACCACGCTGGCGTCCATGCTCAACTTCCGCAACGAAAACACCACGGGCCACATCCTCACCATTGAAGACCCGCTGGAGTTTTTGCACTCGCACAAGCTCTCGGTGGTGGACCAGCGCGAGGTCGGCATCGACACCCAGTCGTACGAAGAGGCGCTCAAGAACGCGCTGCGCGAAGCGCCCGACGTGATCATGATCGGCGAGATCCGCGACCGCAACACCATGAAGCAGGCCATTGCGTATGCCGAGACAGGGCACCTGTGCCTGTCCACCCTGCACGCCAACAACGCCAACCAGGCCATGGAGCGGGTGATCAACTTCTTCCCGGAAGACGCACACCACCAGTTGCTGATGGACCTGAGCCTGAACCTGGCGGGCGTGGTGTCGCAGCGGCTCATCCCCGGCCTGCATGAAAAGCTGGTGCCTGCGGTGGAGGTGATGCTCACCTCGCCCTACATTGCCGACCTGATCGGCAAAGGCGAGTTCTCCGGCATCAAGGAGGCCATGGGCCACAGCACCGAATCGGGCATGTGCACCTTTGACCAGGCGCTGTACAAGCTCTATACCGAAGGCCGTATTTCGCTGGAAGAAGCCCTGCACAATGCCGATTCGCGCACCGACCTGGCCCTGCGGGTGCGGCTGACAGCAGGGGTGAACACCTCGGACGCCGGGGATTTGACCATTGAGCCCACATCGCCCCAGCACCGGGCGTCGCAGCATTTTTGA
- a CDS encoding alpha/beta hydrolase yields the protein MRRTPLFLALAAAVAITAGCATLDAKQREWIFQPSDRSWGGAQSTEGMQDVWIEFPSATTGQAERLHSLWMPQPRSHAPVLLYLHGARWNVAGSSGRIRRMHALGFSVLAIDYRGFGKSSAGLPSEVTAAEDARAAWQWLAQQHPNAPRYIFGHSLGGAIAIDLARSVDDEKGTLVEGTFTSIPDVVSTFRWGWLPVSPLITQRFESVRKVAEIGSPLLVVHGSEDTLIQPALGRKLFDAAQEPKQFILVEGGSHHNTNAVGQGQYRQALASLFKIR from the coding sequence ATGAGACGCACGCCCCTCTTCCTCGCCCTGGCCGCCGCTGTGGCCATCACCGCTGGTTGCGCCACGCTGGACGCCAAGCAGCGCGAATGGATCTTCCAGCCCAGCGACCGCAGCTGGGGCGGCGCACAGTCCACCGAGGGCATGCAGGACGTGTGGATCGAATTCCCGTCGGCCACCACCGGCCAGGCCGAGCGCCTGCACAGCCTGTGGATGCCGCAGCCGCGCAGCCATGCACCCGTGCTGCTGTACCTGCACGGTGCACGCTGGAACGTGGCGGGCTCGTCTGGCCGCATAAGGCGCATGCACGCGCTGGGTTTTTCGGTGCTGGCGATTGACTACCGGGGCTTTGGCAAAAGCAGCGCGGGCCTGCCCTCTGAGGTGACCGCCGCCGAAGACGCCCGCGCCGCCTGGCAGTGGCTGGCGCAGCAGCACCCCAATGCGCCCCGCTACATCTTTGGCCACTCGCTGGGCGGTGCCATTGCCATCGATCTGGCCCGCAGTGTGGACGACGAGAAAGGCACGCTGGTAGAGGGCACTTTCACCAGCATCCCCGATGTGGTGAGCACCTTCCGCTGGGGCTGGCTGCCGGTGTCTCCCCTCATCACCCAGCGCTTTGAATCGGTGCGCAAGGTGGCCGAAATTGGGTCGCCCCTGCTGGTGGTGCACGGCAGCGAGGACACCCTCATCCAGCCCGCGCTGGGCCGCAAGCTGTTTGACGCCGCCCAGGAGCCCAAGCAGTTCATCCTGGTCGAAGGCGGCTCGCACCACAACACCAACGCCGTGGGCCAGGGGCAATACCGGCAGGCGCTGGCCTCGCTGTTTAAGATCCGATAG
- the miaA gene encoding tRNA (adenosine(37)-N6)-dimethylallyltransferase MiaA: MLPEHLPNIALAGPTASGKTAGALALAAVLGRRMPVEIISVDSALVYRGMDIGTAKPTAAERAAVPHHLIDIRDPLQAYSAAEFVQDATRLIAEIRARGALPLLVGGTMLYFKALIDGIDDMPAADPEVRAQLEAQAQAIGWPGMHAELAKVDPTTAARLAPGDSQRIQRALEVWHVSGQPLSSFHTTKKGAASASAAGATALFSLEPDHRAWLHERIAQRFDAMLAAGFMDEVRGLRARGDLHADLPSMRCVGYRQAWDELDYQARKGPDAPLNIAHFRERGIVATRQLAKRQVTWLRSMPERHAIACDQPTAVAALVQAVLQRLDQADKPAAASKETSA, encoded by the coding sequence ATGCTGCCTGAACACCTGCCCAACATTGCGCTGGCAGGCCCTACCGCATCGGGCAAAACCGCCGGGGCGCTGGCCCTGGCTGCCGTGCTGGGGCGGCGCATGCCGGTCGAAATCATCAGCGTCGATTCAGCCCTGGTCTACCGGGGCATGGACATTGGCACCGCTAAGCCCACGGCGGCAGAGCGCGCCGCCGTGCCGCACCACCTCATCGATATCCGCGACCCGCTGCAGGCCTACAGCGCTGCCGAGTTTGTGCAAGACGCCACGCGCCTCATCGCCGAGATCCGCGCACGCGGTGCCCTGCCCCTGCTGGTGGGCGGCACCATGCTGTACTTCAAGGCGCTGATCGACGGCATTGACGACATGCCCGCCGCCGACCCCGAGGTGCGCGCCCAGCTAGAAGCCCAGGCCCAGGCCATTGGCTGGCCTGGCATGCACGCCGAGCTGGCCAAGGTAGACCCCACCACCGCCGCCCGCCTGGCGCCGGGCGACAGCCAGCGCATCCAGCGTGCGCTGGAGGTGTGGCATGTGTCGGGCCAGCCACTGTCGAGCTTTCACACTACAAAAAAAGGAGCTGCCAGCGCAAGCGCAGCAGGCGCTACAGCCCTTTTTTCTTTAGAACCCGACCACCGTGCCTGGCTGCACGAGCGCATAGCCCAGCGGTTTGACGCCATGCTGGCCGCAGGCTTTATGGACGAGGTGCGCGGCCTGCGCGCACGCGGCGACCTGCATGCCGACCTGCCATCGATGCGCTGCGTGGGCTACCGGCAAGCGTGGGACGAGCTGGACTACCAGGCCCGCAAAGGCCCCGACGCGCCGCTGAACATCGCCCACTTCCGCGAGCGCGGCATCGTTGCAACTCGCCAGCTGGCCAAGCGCCAGGTGACCTGGCTGCGCAGCATGCCCGAGCGCCACGCCATCGCCTGCGACCAGCCCACCGCCGTGGCCGCACTGGTGCAGGCCGTGCTGCAGCGGCTGGACCAGGCAGACAAGCCAGCCGCCGCATCCAAAGAAACCAGCGCCTGA